In Halopelagius longus, the following proteins share a genomic window:
- a CDS encoding DUF6789 family protein, giving the protein MNRPLAAIGGGFVGTVALSLLLLLFEVETRSRIRMFDAVARFVGVPGDTAIGFLLFVVAGVVAWPLLFAAVEQSLPGDDPAMKGMALGILLWVAFVLLGRGDLSGPIIAAFAGLTLMAHLAYGFVLGSAYARFTGSTPVHDAGTESEMRW; this is encoded by the coding sequence ATGAACCGTCCGCTCGCCGCCATCGGGGGTGGGTTCGTGGGAACGGTCGCGTTGAGTCTCCTGTTGCTTCTGTTCGAGGTGGAGACGCGGTCGCGAATCCGCATGTTCGACGCCGTCGCCCGGTTCGTCGGCGTCCCCGGCGACACCGCGATCGGATTCCTGCTGTTCGTCGTCGCCGGCGTCGTCGCGTGGCCGCTTCTGTTCGCCGCCGTCGAGCAGTCGCTTCCGGGCGACGACCCCGCGATGAAGGGGATGGCCCTCGGCATCCTGCTTTGGGTCGCGTTCGTCCTCCTCGGCCGCGGCGACCTCTCGGGGCCGATAATCGCCGCCTTCGCCGGCCTGACGCTCATGGCGCACCTCGCGTACGGGTTCGTCCTCGGGAGCGCCTACGCCCGGTTCACCGGTTCGACGCCCGTCCACGACGCCGGTACCGAATCGGAGATGAGGTGGTGA
- a CDS encoding DoxX family membrane protein, which produces MLPEITSIALQFESTGAGIVFLLARVLFGGVLAFMGLNHFLNADAMTGYAQAKGVPAARLGVLGSGGLLLVAGAAIVLGVFPALAAGAVAAFLLVATPLFHAFWAVPEDQQQSEMTDFLKNTVMLGGALLFLALAGTSWPYALGVGL; this is translated from the coding sequence ATGTTACCAGAAATCACTTCGATAGCGCTTCAGTTCGAAAGTACCGGTGCCGGTATCGTCTTCCTCCTCGCTCGCGTCCTCTTCGGGGGCGTTCTGGCGTTCATGGGCCTCAATCACTTCCTGAACGCCGACGCGATGACGGGGTACGCGCAGGCGAAGGGCGTCCCGGCGGCGCGTCTCGGCGTCCTCGGGTCCGGCGGACTCCTCCTCGTCGCCGGCGCCGCCATCGTCCTCGGCGTCTTCCCCGCACTCGCGGCGGGTGCCGTCGCCGCCTTCCTCCTCGTGGCGACGCCCCTCTTTCACGCCTTCTGGGCCGTCCCCGAGGACCAACAGCAGTCCGAGATGACCGACTTCCTGAAGAACACCGTCATGCTCGGCGGCGCGCTTCTGTTCCTCGCACTCGCCGGCACCTCGTGGCCCTACGCCCTCGGCGTCGGCCTGTAG
- a CDS encoding NAD(P)/FAD-dependent oxidoreductase, whose product MRILVLGAGYAGVTLARRLESNLPSEAELVVVDESDAHLVQHEVHRVIRRPSVADAIRVPLTEMFDRAEPRVARVERLDRDAREVSFESGDAVSYDYAAVCLGAETAYYGLPGVEEHSYPLKRVDDALAIREAVLDSGEGANVVVGGAGLSGIQTAGELAALAREENLDADVTVLERLGDVAPNFPENFRDAVREELTARGVEVRTETPVVRATDDAVETDGETLPADVFVWTGGITGADAMGGDRPLVRSDLRLDDRTFVVGDAARAVDADGEAVPASASAAIREARTVATNLSRLVEHERGGGDDFAPRLDPYRFDVPGWIVSVGDGAVAQLGPKVFTGAPAKAMKTSVGAGHLTSIGSIRQAAELAEEELGVRTDG is encoded by the coding sequence ATGCGAATTCTGGTACTCGGCGCGGGCTACGCCGGCGTGACGCTCGCTCGTCGACTCGAATCGAACCTCCCGTCCGAGGCCGAACTCGTCGTCGTGGACGAATCGGACGCCCACCTCGTCCAACACGAGGTCCACCGCGTCATCCGCAGACCGAGCGTCGCCGACGCCATCCGCGTCCCCCTGACCGAGATGTTCGACCGGGCCGAACCGCGGGTGGCCCGCGTCGAACGCCTCGACAGGGACGCCCGCGAGGTGTCCTTCGAGAGCGGCGACGCCGTCTCGTACGACTACGCCGCCGTCTGCCTCGGCGCGGAGACGGCGTACTACGGACTTCCGGGCGTCGAGGAACACTCCTACCCGCTGAAGCGGGTCGACGACGCCCTCGCGATTCGGGAGGCGGTCCTCGATTCCGGCGAGGGGGCGAACGTCGTCGTCGGCGGGGCGGGCCTTTCGGGCATCCAGACGGCGGGCGAACTGGCCGCACTCGCGCGCGAGGAGAACCTCGACGCCGACGTGACCGTCCTCGAACGACTCGGCGACGTGGCCCCAAACTTCCCGGAGAACTTCCGCGACGCGGTGCGGGAGGAACTGACCGCCCGCGGCGTCGAGGTGCGGACGGAGACGCCCGTCGTCCGCGCCACCGACGACGCCGTGGAGACGGACGGAGAGACGCTCCCGGCGGACGTGTTCGTCTGGACCGGCGGCATCACCGGCGCGGACGCGATGGGCGGGGACCGACCCCTCGTCAGGAGCGACCTGCGACTCGACGACCGGACGTTCGTCGTCGGCGACGCCGCCCGCGCCGTCGACGCCGACGGGGAGGCCGTCCCCGCCTCCGCCTCGGCGGCCATCCGCGAGGCGCGGACGGTGGCGACGAACCTCTCCAGACTGGTCGAACACGAACGGGGCGGCGGCGACGACTTCGCCCCGCGACTCGACCCCTACCGGTTCGACGTGCCGGGGTGGATAGTGTCCGTCGGCGACGGCGCGGTAGCGCAACTCGGGCCGAAGGTGTTCACCGGCGCGCCCGCGAAGGCGATGAAGACGTCCGTCGGCGCTGGACATCTCACCTCTATCGGGTCGATTCGGCAAGCCGCGGAACTGGCCGAGGAGGAACTCGGCGTCCGAACGGACGGCTGA
- a CDS encoding MarR family winged helix-turn-helix transcriptional regulator, with the protein MSETWDAAGYIASSRYRLAVCKLLSRSGPDLPSRIAEELDLAQPHVSRALSELRERDIVELLVPESQQKGRLYGLTADGQAALARLRGQAVNVEFVDESRFPYENLLDYLRETHNSEFRFAIAHDEDRTDVYLAADAAARTHDEESISSLVASLETDGRDGVESSTVGQTQFVVRGLERATLVQLPTDRDEDVFLSLERGADVSVESFVENCRAYLSAER; encoded by the coding sequence ATGTCTGAAACGTGGGACGCCGCGGGATACATCGCAAGTTCCCGCTACCGACTCGCGGTCTGTAAGTTACTCTCGCGGAGCGGGCCGGACCTGCCCTCGCGGATAGCCGAGGAACTGGACTTGGCCCAACCGCACGTCTCGCGCGCGCTTTCGGAACTGCGCGAGAGAGATATCGTCGAACTGCTCGTCCCCGAATCCCAACAGAAGGGACGACTGTACGGCCTCACCGCCGACGGTCAGGCCGCCCTCGCCCGACTGCGCGGACAGGCGGTAAACGTCGAGTTCGTCGACGAGTCGCGCTTCCCTTACGAGAACCTCCTCGACTACCTCCGAGAGACGCACAACTCCGAGTTCCGCTTCGCCATCGCGCACGACGAGGACCGGACCGACGTGTACCTCGCCGCCGACGCCGCCGCACGGACCCACGACGAGGAGTCGATTTCGAGCCTCGTCGCGTCGCTGGAAACCGACGGCCGCGACGGCGTCGAGTCCTCCACCGTCGGACAGACGCAGTTCGTCGTCCGCGGACTCGAACGCGCGACGCTCGTCCAACTCCCCACGGACCGCGACGAAGACGTGTTCCTCTCCCTCGAACGGGGAGCCGACGTCTCAGTCGAATCGTTCGTCGAGAACTGCCGAGCGTATCTCTCCGCCGAGCGGTAA
- a CDS encoding cbb3-type cytochrome c oxidase subunit I: MNISPFVVLVVVSLLVASAAYWRRRRNDATAATELLTDRLRTDGGGERRSSDETESTSATDGGVPPAAGMLFKREHKTSKPYGLMRWFTTVDHKDIGFLYLVFGLSAALWGATDAFMVRTELITPSIDVWDANTYNALFTTHGLTMLLFFVTPVFNGFANYFLPLLLDADDMAYPRINAIAFWLVPFSFVMVRAGLLTEVLAKVVDVFGPSIEFLYALEPPTTGWTMYVPLSATLPNPQIDLMLLGLHLSGIATVIGAINIIVTVFTERGEGVTWADMDIFTWSMLTASGLILFAFPLLGSALLMLVADRNFGTAFYALEANGPILWQHLFWFFGHPEVYILVLPAFGLTSQILPKFSGRTLFGYKFIVYSTLAIGVLSFGVWAHHMFTTGIDPRIRASFMVVTVSIAVPSAVKTFNWISTMWNGDVRLAAPMQFLVGGIGLFIVGGVTGVFLASIPVDLLVHGTYYVVAHFHFFVAGIIAFSMFAASYYWYPLFTGRWYSRRLANLHAALSISGVIVTFTPLFVIGMMGLPRRSASYPARFAPLQQVASFGALLIAISVGVWLFNMVQSYRVGPRIRSADPWNLKATGQFSNEWQWFERRLEQEFDYVVPDDGSDLGTGRNRTDNPERESEGQSEGSEGASAEEDY, from the coding sequence ATGAATATTTCCCCCTTCGTCGTTCTCGTCGTCGTCAGTCTCCTCGTTGCGAGTGCGGCGTACTGGCGTCGACGGCGGAACGACGCGACGGCCGCGACCGAACTACTCACCGACCGACTGCGTACGGACGGCGGCGGCGAACGGCGTTCGTCCGACGAGACGGAGAGCACGTCCGCAACCGACGGGGGCGTCCCCCCGGCGGCGGGAATGCTGTTCAAGCGAGAGCACAAGACGAGCAAGCCCTACGGCCTGATGCGGTGGTTCACCACCGTCGACCACAAGGACATCGGCTTTCTCTACCTCGTCTTCGGACTCTCGGCGGCGCTTTGGGGCGCGACCGACGCGTTCATGGTCCGGACGGAGCTCATCACCCCGAGTATCGACGTCTGGGACGCCAACACGTACAACGCGCTCTTCACGACCCACGGACTGACGATGCTTCTGTTCTTCGTGACGCCCGTGTTCAACGGCTTCGCGAACTACTTCCTCCCGCTTCTCCTCGACGCCGACGACATGGCGTACCCGCGCATCAACGCCATCGCCTTCTGGCTCGTCCCCTTCTCGTTCGTGATGGTCCGGGCGGGCCTGCTGACCGAAGTCCTCGCGAAGGTCGTCGACGTGTTCGGGCCGAGCATCGAGTTCCTCTACGCGTTGGAACCGCCGACGACGGGGTGGACGATGTACGTTCCGCTGTCGGCGACGCTACCGAACCCGCAGATAGACCTGATGCTCCTCGGCTTGCACCTCTCGGGGATAGCCACGGTCATCGGTGCGATAAACATCATCGTCACCGTGTTCACCGAACGCGGCGAGGGCGTCACGTGGGCGGACATGGACATCTTCACGTGGTCGATGCTCACCGCCAGCGGTCTCATCCTCTTCGCGTTCCCCCTGCTGGGGAGTGCGCTCCTGATGCTCGTCGCGGACCGCAACTTCGGGACTGCGTTCTACGCGCTTGAGGCCAACGGCCCGATACTGTGGCAGCACCTGTTTTGGTTCTTCGGCCACCCGGAGGTGTACATCCTCGTGTTGCCCGCGTTCGGCCTGACGAGCCAGATTCTCCCGAAGTTCAGCGGTCGGACGCTGTTCGGCTACAAGTTCATCGTCTACTCGACGCTCGCCATCGGCGTCCTCTCGTTCGGCGTCTGGGCGCACCACATGTTCACCACGGGCATCGACCCGCGGATTCGCGCCTCCTTCATGGTGGTCACGGTCTCCATCGCCGTCCCCTCGGCGGTGAAGACGTTCAACTGGATATCGACGATGTGGAACGGCGACGTGAGACTCGCCGCGCCGATGCAGTTCCTCGTCGGCGGCATCGGCCTCTTCATCGTCGGCGGCGTCACCGGCGTCTTCCTCGCGTCGATTCCGGTGGACCTTCTCGTCCACGGGACGTACTACGTCGTCGCGCACTTCCACTTCTTCGTCGCCGGCATCATCGCCTTCTCGATGTTCGCCGCGTCGTACTACTGGTACCCGCTCTTCACCGGCCGGTGGTACAGCAGACGCCTCGCGAACCTCCACGCGGCCCTGAGCATCTCGGGCGTCATCGTGACGTTCACGCCGCTTTTCGTCATCGGGATGATGGGACTCCCCCGCCGTTCGGCGTCGTACCCCGCACGGTTCGCGCCGTTGCAACAGGTCGCCTCGTTCGGCGCACTCCTCATCGCCATCAGCGTCGGCGTCTGGTTGTTCAACATGGTCCAGTCGTACCGCGTCGGACCGCGCATCCGGAGCGCCGACCCCTGGAATCTCAAGGCGACGGGGCAGTTCTCCAACGAGTGGCAGTGGTTCGAGCGACGACTCGAACAGGAGTTCGACTACGTCGTCCCCGACGACGGTTCGGACCTCGGCACGGGCCGGAACCGGACGGACAACCCCGAACGCGAGTCCGAAGGGCAAAGCGAGGGGAGCGAGGGGGCGTCGGCCGAAGAGGACTACTGA
- the mvaD gene encoding phosphomevalonate decarboxylase MvaD has protein sequence MKATAKAHPIQGLVKYHGMRDEELRLPYHDSISVCTAPTHTKTTVEFQPDAAEDVYRIDGEEVTGRGAERIDAVVDHVRSLAEFDHAVRLESENSFPSNIGFGSSSSGFAAAAMALAEAAGLDLSRPDVSTIARRGSSSAARAVTGAFSHLYAGLNDEDCRSERIESDLEDDLRIVAAHVPAYKETEQAHEEAAESHMFEARMAHVHEQLQTMRDALREADFDRTFELAEHDSLSLTATTMTGPAGWVYWQPRTIAVFNAVRELREEEDVPVYFSTDTGASVYVNTTEEHVERVESAVADCDVETDVWRVGGPAEILPESDALF, from the coding sequence ATGAAAGCCACCGCGAAGGCACACCCGATTCAGGGTCTCGTAAAGTACCACGGGATGCGAGACGAGGAGCTACGACTCCCGTACCACGACAGTATCAGCGTCTGCACCGCGCCGACGCACACGAAGACGACGGTGGAGTTCCAACCCGACGCCGCGGAGGACGTCTACCGCATCGACGGCGAGGAAGTGACCGGCCGCGGCGCGGAACGCATCGACGCCGTCGTGGACCACGTTCGGAGTCTCGCGGAGTTCGACCACGCGGTCCGACTGGAGAGCGAGAACTCCTTCCCCTCGAACATCGGGTTCGGGTCCTCGTCCTCGGGGTTCGCCGCCGCGGCGATGGCCCTCGCGGAGGCCGCGGGGTTGGACCTCTCTCGCCCCGACGTCTCGACTATCGCCCGCCGCGGGTCGTCGTCGGCCGCGCGCGCGGTGACCGGCGCGTTCTCCCACCTCTACGCCGGACTCAACGACGAGGACTGCCGGTCAGAACGCATCGAGTCGGACCTCGAAGACGACCTGCGAATCGTCGCGGCGCACGTCCCCGCCTACAAGGAGACCGAACAGGCCCACGAGGAGGCCGCCGAGAGCCACATGTTCGAGGCGCGGATGGCGCACGTCCACGAGCAGTTACAGACGATGCGCGACGCCCTCCGCGAGGCGGACTTCGACCGCACGTTCGAGTTGGCCGAACACGACTCGCTGTCCCTGACGGCGACGACGATGACCGGCCCCGCGGGGTGGGTGTACTGGCAACCGCGGACCATCGCCGTCTTCAACGCCGTGCGCGAACTCCGGGAGGAGGAGGACGTACCGGTGTACTTCTCGACGGACACGGGCGCGAGCGTCTACGTGAACACGACGGAGGAACACGTCGAACGCGTCGAGTCCGCCGTCGCCGACTGCGACGTGGAGACGGACGTCTGGCGCGTCGGCGGCCCCGCCGAGATTCTCCCCGAGTCCGACGCCCTCTTCTGA
- a CDS encoding COG1361 S-layer family protein: MIRKVLAVVLVGALISSAVPVAAQTVEPELRTYVASPTLTPGQVNEVQVQLVNDASDFDDTASTAKNININPKDTGRLDVQTGSLFLPSLADPNAAQQGSAASREITLAVKVPSDIEAGTYRIPIDVEYEWDSENGPNERSTTEYATVRVEEGPRFAVVDTNSTATVGGSGTFEVTMENVGEQAARDSTLTLSSQSGDVAISGGQQGNRYVDRWETGERRTFEFDTSLTNTARPGNYTLNALVSYKDANGNDGRSPNISVGMNALPEQTFDIGGVNSSLRVGEEGTLTAEVTNNGPQPARNAVVVIDQPGQTVTPIETEYAVGDLAPGESASFSFDVEVSSEATSGPRQLGMSVKYRGDNGKQRQSDTIDVRAEVAPQADEFDVEPVNSTFAAGDGGTLELTVTNTRNETLTDISAKIYPESPLSSSNSEAFIEELGPGESETIRFQTSAGGDAMPKTYPMKLDFQYDDADGDTLISDTYQVPVRVTESEGGGLPFVVVGVALALLGAGGALIYRRRD; encoded by the coding sequence ATGATACGCAAGGTACTCGCGGTAGTCCTCGTCGGCGCACTGATTTCGAGTGCAGTTCCGGTCGCCGCACAGACGGTCGAGCCGGAACTTCGGACGTACGTCGCCTCGCCGACGCTGACTCCCGGTCAGGTGAACGAGGTACAGGTGCAGTTGGTGAACGACGCGAGCGACTTCGACGACACGGCGAGCACGGCGAAGAACATCAACATCAATCCGAAGGACACGGGCCGCCTCGACGTGCAGACGGGGAGTCTGTTCCTCCCCTCGTTGGCGGACCCGAACGCGGCACAACAGGGGTCGGCCGCGTCGAGGGAGATAACCCTCGCGGTGAAGGTACCCTCCGACATCGAGGCGGGAACGTACAGGATTCCGATCGACGTAGAGTACGAGTGGGACAGCGAGAACGGACCCAACGAACGTAGTACCACCGAGTACGCCACCGTTCGCGTCGAGGAGGGCCCGCGCTTCGCCGTCGTCGATACGAACTCGACTGCCACCGTCGGCGGAAGCGGGACGTTCGAGGTGACGATGGAGAACGTCGGCGAACAGGCCGCGAGGGACTCCACGCTGACGCTCTCCTCGCAGAGCGGCGACGTCGCAATCAGCGGCGGCCAACAGGGCAATCGGTACGTGGACCGCTGGGAGACGGGCGAGAGGCGGACGTTCGAGTTCGACACCAGCCTCACCAACACGGCCCGCCCCGGAAACTACACGCTCAACGCCTTGGTGTCGTACAAGGACGCCAACGGCAACGACGGCCGGAGTCCGAACATCTCGGTCGGGATGAACGCGCTCCCCGAACAGACGTTCGATATCGGCGGCGTGAACAGTTCACTCCGCGTCGGCGAGGAGGGAACGCTCACCGCCGAGGTGACGAACAACGGCCCGCAACCGGCGCGGAACGCCGTCGTCGTCATCGACCAACCGGGGCAGACGGTGACGCCCATCGAGACGGAGTACGCCGTCGGCGACTTAGCGCCCGGCGAGTCCGCGTCGTTCTCGTTCGACGTGGAGGTGTCGTCGGAAGCGACCTCCGGCCCGCGTCAACTCGGCATGTCGGTCAAGTACCGCGGCGACAACGGCAAGCAGCGACAGTCCGACACCATCGACGTCCGGGCCGAAGTCGCCCCGCAGGCAGACGAGTTCGACGTCGAACCCGTGAACTCGACGTTCGCGGCGGGTGACGGCGGAACGCTCGAACTCACGGTGACGAACACCCGCAACGAGACGCTGACCGACATCTCGGCGAAGATATACCCCGAGTCGCCGCTCTCTTCGTCCAACTCCGAGGCGTTCATCGAGGAACTCGGCCCCGGCGAGTCCGAGACCATCCGCTTCCAGACGAGTGCGGGCGGCGACGCGATGCCGAAGACGTACCCGATGAAACTCGACTTCCAGTACGACGACGCCGACGGTGACACCCTCATCTCCGACACGTACCAAGTCCCCGTCCGGGTGACCGAATCCGAAGGCGGCGGCCTGCCGTTCGTCGTCGTGGGCGTCGCACTCGCCCTCCTCGGCGCTGGCGGAGCGCTCATCTACCGCCGGCGGGACTGA
- a CDS encoding Gfo/Idh/MocA family protein, whose translation MSYDVAVVGTGANPEEKDTDGFAMAYRHAEAYDRLDDCELVACTDIVPENAEAFADYWDIADGNVYTELDRMLREVKPDVVSVCVPPAFHADIVVQCAESDVVSAIHCEKPMAKTWEGCRRMVERCDAHDVQLTFNHQRRFGGPFRRAKELLDSGEIGSLRRIELGGKNLYDYGSHYFDLCGFFTDQSDPLWAMAGIDYSEENVQFGVHNENGAIAQWRYENGVHGLASTGESSIIPCEIRLTGTEGMIDIGVDDGPTLRMFNESSGGWTTVDADGDDIHSPNWSKPRMAALKIAERVSFLPEEWVKQPTFIDRAIADVVDALDSGRKPELAAENVVQSTELIFACWEAARRRTKVELPLEVDGNPLEEMVEDGELLADEPEKQKQTP comes from the coding sequence ACCCCGAGGAGAAGGACACCGACGGGTTCGCCATGGCGTACCGCCACGCGGAGGCGTACGACCGCCTCGACGACTGCGAACTGGTCGCCTGCACCGACATCGTCCCCGAGAACGCCGAGGCGTTCGCCGACTACTGGGACATCGCCGACGGGAACGTCTACACGGAACTCGACCGGATGCTCCGCGAGGTGAAGCCGGACGTGGTCAGCGTCTGCGTCCCGCCGGCGTTCCACGCGGACATCGTCGTTCAGTGCGCCGAGAGCGACGTCGTCTCCGCGATTCACTGCGAGAAGCCGATGGCGAAGACGTGGGAGGGGTGCCGCCGGATGGTCGAACGCTGCGACGCCCACGACGTGCAACTCACGTTCAACCACCAGCGACGCTTCGGCGGGCCGTTCCGCCGGGCGAAGGAACTCCTCGATTCGGGCGAGATAGGCTCGCTCCGGCGCATCGAACTCGGCGGGAAGAACCTCTACGACTACGGCTCGCACTACTTCGACCTCTGCGGGTTCTTCACCGATCAGAGCGACCCCCTCTGGGCGATGGCCGGCATCGACTACTCCGAGGAGAACGTCCAGTTCGGCGTCCACAACGAGAACGGGGCCATCGCGCAGTGGCGCTACGAGAACGGCGTCCACGGGCTCGCTTCGACGGGCGAGTCGAGCATCATCCCCTGCGAGATTCGGCTCACCGGCACCGAGGGGATGATAGACATCGGCGTCGACGACGGCCCGACGCTCCGGATGTTCAACGAGTCCTCGGGCGGGTGGACGACGGTGGACGCCGACGGCGACGACATCCACTCGCCGAACTGGTCGAAACCCCGAATGGCGGCGCTGAAAATCGCAGAGCGCGTCTCATTCCTCCCCGAGGAATGGGTGAAGCAACCGACGTTCATCGACCGCGCGATAGCCGACGTGGTGGACGCCCTCGACTCCGGCAGAAAACCCGAGTTGGCCGCCGAGAACGTCGTCCAATCGACGGAACTGATATTCGCCTGCTGGGAGGCCGCCCGGCGGCGGACGAAGGTCGAACTCCCCCTCGAGGTGGACGGTAACCCCCTCGAAGAGATGGTCGAAGACGGCGAACTGCTGGCCGACGAACCCGAGAAGCAGAAACAGACGCCGTAA